A window of Longispora fulva contains these coding sequences:
- a CDS encoding DUF2795 domain-containing protein, producing MRNTLNLGTTHDKEVATMEHGIDRHGMNLDQQLAVEARELMTAWRDPDLGEPDGRDPRAAAAPRGMTESDVSGRHQLARHLRRSEFPANADQVRAMARDAMALDNVMEELSRLPSGTYKNISEVWSALGHGVEEPRARG from the coding sequence GTGAGAAATACCCTGAACCTGGGTACGACCCACGACAAGGAGGTCGCAACCATGGAGCACGGGATCGACAGGCACGGAATGAACCTGGACCAGCAGCTCGCCGTGGAAGCCCGCGAGCTGATGACCGCGTGGCGGGACCCGGACCTCGGCGAGCCGGACGGCCGGGACCCCAGGGCCGCCGCCGCACCACGCGGAATGACCGAGTCCGACGTCAGCGGCCGGCACCAGCTGGCCCGCCACCTGCGCCGCAGCGAGTTCCCTGCCAACGCCGACCAGGTTCGCGCGATGGCCCGGGACGCCATGGCCCTCGACAACGTCATGGAAGAGCTGTCCCGGCTGCCCTCGGGCACCTACAAGAACATCAGCGAGGTGTGGTCCGCGCTCGGACACGGCGTCGAGGAACCCCGGGCACGGGGGTGA